The Tolypothrix sp. PCC 7712 region GGGGCTGGAAGCTGCCACCTAATTGATTAAATCAGTTTGGCTGGAGAAATCTTATAAGCTATTCTGCTTTTAAGTTGCACAATCAATCGTGAGGACTGTTGACGGTTGACGGTTGACCGTTGACAGTTAACCGTCAACAGTTAACAGCCCTGATTAGTAGTTATGCAATTTAGACGCGCATTAGCTTATCAACAGTTGTTGGCTCAGGGACTTCCAAATAAAAAAATATCCCAGTATTTATTGTGGGGTGGACATCTTGTCCGCCCAGATTATGTGGCGGGCAAGATGCCCGCCCCACAAGATGGAATAATTTATTTCTTGTAAATCCCTAAGGGAACAATAGCAAGAAAAACCTTTAACCTTTACCCTTTCACCTTTCACCTTTCCCCAATGCCGATTCCTATAAAGCTTTAATTTGTCCAACTAGCTCGATTTTGTTATTTTTATTAGCTCGCACCACAACAGATTCACCAGATTTAGGGTAACTATCACCGATCAGTGCTGTAATGTTGACTTCGTGGGTCACCATTACAACTACACCAGGACGGTTACGATTATTGACAATAAACTGACGCAGTTGTGCAGTTTGCTGTGGTTGAGTTTTGTAATTATTAAAAAAGGAATTGAGCGATGGATAAGGCTCAACCTGACCCAAATTCATCAATTTGGCTGTTTCTAAACAGCGACACCACTGACTTGATAGTACTCTAGAAACTTGAATATTATTGGTTATAAAAGCCTTGCCAGTTCTTATTG contains the following coding sequences:
- a CDS encoding histidine phosphatase family protein codes for the protein MMRRYIIFGLGAVALWLILKPLWMQSNPQPQAPQAAAPTQQPQPSVVSKKQTSTLPVATNISATSQAKIWSVLQQGRGYVVIMRHALAPGIGDPVEFRLNDCSTQRNLSEAGRQQAIRTGKAFITNNIQVSRVLSSQWCRCLETAKLMNLGQVEPYPSLNSFFNNYKTQPQQTAQLRQFIVNNRNRPGVVVMVTHEVNITALIGDSYPKSGESVVVRANKNNKIELVGQIKAL